In Roseibium algicola, the DNA window TGTGGCAGATGATCGTTTCAGATCCTTCCAGGTAAACGCCTTGTAGTGCTGTCTCATCTGGAAGGTCGAAATTATCTCGCGTCAGGTTGAGCGTGTTTCTGAACTGATTGATATGCTCTTCATCTGATTGCGTTGCAGTCTCACCCCATTCAACTGGACCGACTGCGAGAAGACGCTCGACTATGTCATCTGGGATACGGTTCATCCCGCCACACCCTCCAAATCATTCAATTTGGTGAATATAGCATAAACGGCATTTTGGATGCAACGGCTCGACTGTATCAAATACGATATTTAATACATCACAGAAATTGATTGATTGAGCGTGATTGATCACAGAAACAGGCGGCAAAAAAACTCAGGAACTAAATAATTCCAATTTTATAAGTATCTCCAATAACTTATTACTGATAGATTAGTTTTGACCTGTTTTCAGTATAGTGAATAGGCGGAAAGTGCTTTTTGTAGGGTAAAATTACCCCTACAATAATCAAAGAGACCCCCTTCGAAAAAAAGACAGAACTAAAATATAATAAAATATATATTATAAGTTATTGATATTATTAAGTTATTTCATCTGGATTTATTGAACATTCAATTATTTGAATATATTGTATCTTATTGATTTTTATAACAAATTTCGGTTTTATTTTATTTTCAATAAATACCCTCCGAAGCCCTTTCTTGAGTGAAAAACTCCACTTTGTTTGGCGCTGCCTAAAAATTAAATACGCCTAAAAAATGTGCATCACGCAAAAGAAAACCCGCTCAAGGCGGGTTCAAAAGTCCGATATTGGTGCCTGATATCTATCCAATCCAGGTCAAGACAATTGATGGTCTACCCTTCTTACCTTCGTTCCTGTTCTCTCTTTTGATCAGGTTTTCAGATTCCAGATCAGAAAGAATGATGTTTCGTTCTTCGGCAGTAAGACCTTGCATACCACGTGATAGCTCACGCTCAGAGCATGGACTGCGCCGGATTAGAAAGCTCTTGACGAGTTCTCTTTGTATGTCTGAAGTAACCACAACGCTCTTCTCTGCTCGCTTCAGTCTCGTGCCTTTCCAGACGAGCCATGTGACGTCATTCGGCCTTTTGAAGCCAATCGGCCCCTTCCCTTTGAAGCGGTTAATTGTTCCCTTCAGAACCTCACCTCGCACGATGGCGCGTCTTTCTTCCGCATCCAATTCCGGAAACATTTTGAACAGCTCCCGTTCATGTATCGCGCCAGCTTCGCTGATGACATTTCTAATACGCCTTACGGGGTCATGCGCATCTTCTGGCTCAACAATGCCAGCAAGCTTACGTCTACGACGATCCTGCTCCGGCGTTTTTTGCTTTCTCTCATAATCCGAAAATGCGTCTATCAAAAGGCTCATGCCTTCCGGGTACTTGTGCAGGTCCTCAGTTGGTGCGCCATTCGAATAAAACCACTCATTGAATTTTCTGAACTTCTCAGATTTCCCATCGGCAGCAGATAATACAACAGCATGAGGGCTTAAATGGGTGAGACTATGCACACCATTACCCGTCTTGTTTTTCAACCGCATCTTGTCTTTTTCATTAAAGAGCGAGGCAATATATACATGATTGCCATATCCAGTCGCCTCGCAAACATCCTTCGCGACTGCCCATATCTGCCCGTCATGGACGGCTGTCCTAATATGTTCATTTTCTGCAAGGTATTTCATCAGATCATTCATACCGTATCTCCTGTTAGGCAAATTCAGGCAGAGACAGAAGGCGTTTTGCGTCCTTGGCTGCGGACAACAAAACTTCTTCATTCATCAGGTCATCAAACTCGATTGTGCCGATGTAGACCTTGATTGCGATGTCTCTGGCGTCTTCAGCCGGCGTGCTGATCGCTTCATCAAATACGGCTTTGAGCGCGGTTTGATCCGGGCTTTCCATGCCTGCGTTATAATCAGCCATGATCTGCGACCATGCAGCGTCAGCGCGGTTCTTGAGTGCCTGCAACGCCGTTGCTGTTGCCTGCGTTGATGTAAAGCCAGCAGTCATGGCAAGCATACTGCCGCGTGTGAAATCTCGACGGTTCATCATGCGTCCTCCAATACCTTGACAGCAGCGCCGCCAGACAACTTTGGCAGCTTTGGTGCAGGGATTGCATAAGCGTTGCCGTTGTCGCGCTCTGCGCGCTCGAAAGCTGCACGCAGCGCCGGGTTTTTGAACATCGAGGAAAGAGATTGTGCCTGGTATGCCATTTTTGATATTTCCCGTGTTGACTTTCCGTCTTGCGATGAAATATACATAAATGGTGCAACATTGCATGTCAACATCATTAGTGCGATATAGGCAAAAAAAGTGCTATCACCAAGAGAATGTAAGGCAGCAAGAGCCGGCCTTGATTGGTCGCGTGATGAGCTTGCGGAAAAATCAGGCGTTGGAAAGCGCACCATCGTTGACTTCGAAAACGGTGCGCGTGAACCAATAAACGCAACAAAACTTGCTTTAAAATCAGCGCTTGAAGCTGGTGGAGCAAAATTCGAGACCGGGATGGTATGCGTTCCGATCTAAGTATCTGGACATATTTCAAATTGTCTGATTGAAATAATTCAATTCAACGTTGTCAGGATTGACATATGGCTACCGTTATCAGAACCACAAAGCGCAAGCGCGGAATCTTCGGCACTATCATGTGGTGGCTGTTTCTAGCCTTCAACGCAATCATGCTGATTTTTACCGGATTGATTGTTTATGGCGGCGGATCTGCCGTTACCAATACGCAAGACGCAGCAGAGCAAGCCGGAGCCGTTATCGGCACCGGGATTGGCGTTAGCATCATGATAAGCGCGTGGCTGACAGGAAGCCTTATCCTGGGTTTGATTGTTGCCCTGACGCGCGGTAAGGAAGTGACGGTAGAAAGAACCGTCGATTAATTCTCACACGAATAAACGTGCTCATACTGCCCATAGATCACCTTGCGCGTGTCTGTGATCGTGCACGTGCGACCGGTCGATGCGATATAGGCTTTTGCCATTTCCTGATGCTGCAAGCCTTCCGGCAACGTTTGAGCAATACCAAGCGTAAGGCCGCTTGCCGCTCCTGCTGACGCGCCTTTGCCGATAGACGGCGTTGTCATCATCTTGCCTTCTGCCGGCTTGTCAAAGATGCGCCAATTATCGCCATCGTACTCAAAGCGCATGACCGGCGTGCCTTCATACTTCATCGCGTCGGAAACGCTCTGACAGCCTGCCAATATGGCAAGCGCTGCAATTGGAACAAATCTGGAAATCATGTTCACCCCCTAAAGAGGTGCGATGCTAAACGGCGCGCGATGATTGCGCAAGCTGGCCGATTTCCGCCAATCCTAAATAATATCAAAAATGATATTTTTATCTCTTGACTGGCCGTCATAATATCAATTATGCTATTTTCTATAGCTTGAACGATACATCCAGGAGCCGGCCATGTAGTGCGACGGGCAAACATAAGGCGGCGCACATCGCAATTGCCGCCAGCCCCACAGAAAGCATCCGTGCGGTGCTTTGTGTCGGACTGAAAGAAAGGAATGAACGATGGCAGGACTCGTGATCATACCCGAAAGCATGGAACAAGCGATGAAGCGCGACTTGGACAGGCTTCGCGACAGCCTCCCCGAAAATGAGCGCGAGGCGTTCGAAGCAGAGCGCCACATCCACCGCCAGACGATCATCGATCACTTCGCGGAATACGGGTCTTACCCCGAGATTGGCGGCGTAGAAAAGGCCGTCGCCTAACCCCTCCCGAACTTGGCCGGTCGGCGGACCTTTAGACCGGAGCGGTCTGTTTTGTCGGACTGAAAGGACACCAGATGAAAGACGAACGATGGTCCGCGTATGAGGAATACGACGAAGGGCGAATTGGAAGCATTGGAATGCACGGCCTCAAAAGTAGGCAGGAGGCAATTGAATGGCTGACCAAGTGCTTTGACTGGAAGCGCTGCTGGTACAAGAAGCCATCTTGGCGCATCGAATGCCGCAAAAACTGAAAGAAAGGACAACCCGATGACCGGACAGGAAGCCTACGAGGAAGACGTGCGCAGATGCCCGCTCTATCCCCACAATGGAAAGCCACGCCCGCAATGGGATGACCTTTCCGACCTGATCAAAAGCACGTGGAACAAATACCCGGATCCGCGTGAATATGCGAACAAGAGGAAGACCGCCTGATGCAATATCTCCTGATTATCGTCACGTTGTCCGGCGCGTTTCAGATCGAGCGCGTGCACGACGACAAGCCGGCCTGCATTGAACAGCTCAAGAGCCAGGTCCATAACAAGACGCGCACCGGCTGGATGTGCAAGCCGTTCAAATATGAGCCTGCCAAACAGCGCTAACACCTCCCAGATCCTCCCCAACTTACGGACTGATATGCTCGCGCATATCGGTCCTTTCTTTTGATGTGCCAGGACGCATAAAAAAATATCGTTTTTGCTATTTTCCCCATTGACACGCATACAAATTATTTGTACGTTAGAGACATCAAGAGCATAGGAGATAGAGAAATGACCGACGTTAAATCCGCAACACTCAAAAAGAATGGAAAAGAAATTGAAATTTTTGTCGGGCAGATGGAAGAAAATTGCTATGGCGATCTTCGCTACGTTGCATGCAAGCAGCCTGATATGAAATACACCTTCTACGCCGATCCTGATTTCGTCACTATCAATGAGTGACCTAACAAAAGACGCCATGTATTGGGCCGATATCGGTGACAACCGGGTTGGCCCAATCATCCGCGAACTTATAGAAGCTTTGGCAGAAAGCGAAGACCCTCACCTAGTGAAACAGGTCGCCAGACGGATTCGCCTACTCTCTAGCTCCCTCGAATCTATGGCCCACAGGATGGCAGACAACCACAACAGGGCAGATTGCCCGATTTGCAAACACGGATCGACGCTATGACCTCCGACGATTTCAAAGCATGGCTGGCCGACATGAAAGAGGCTGGCCTTGCCACGTCAGACGCGCATTGTGGCCGTTTGCTTGGCCGCTCTGCTAACCAGATCGTGAATATGAAAAACAAGGGCGCAGACAAAGCGACTGGGCTTGCATGTTCCGCGCTTTTGGCCGGCTTGGATGAGTATCAAAAAAAATAGCGTTTTTGATATTTATCCATTGACACATATCCAAATAATTTGTATGTTCTTTTCATAGGGAAACGAAAGGAACACGGAAATGACCATGGAACAGATCAACGCAGAACGCGCAGCAGAACTTAAAGCCGAACTGGCTTCTATCGATCCGGCTGATACTTTTTCTCAATATTGGGCTCAGTCCCCGTCTGCTTCAGTCATTCGTGACTACAAGGCCGGCCGCACCGTCGAGATTAAAGCTTGCCGTATTCGCAATCGCAAAAATCGTGAGGCTTTGGCCCGTGCACGAAAGATTTAACCACCCATTTAGAGCCCGGCGAAATCACACTTTGCCGGGCTTTTCGTATCACAATGGGTTCACGAGACTTCAGAACAACGGAACGCCCATTGCGCCAGCTTCCATCGCTTCATTGCTTCAGCATGCAGCCAATCACAGACATTTACCGAAACACCACAAAATTTACATAAACAAGATTCGCGCCGTCAGGAAATTTGGGTCTTGGGTTGACGAAAAAGGCAGATATATAGCCTAAAAATAAGCCCCTCACGGGGCTTTTTCTTTATCCAATCCAACGCAGCATCCAGGATGGTCGCCCCTTCCCGCCTTCGTTCTTGTTCCATTTGTAGACCATTCCGCTTGTTTCCATGTCCCGAATAATCGATTCCCGGTCCCGTGACGTGATATGCGGCAACCGGCGCAGCAAATCCCGCTCGCTGATTTCCTTCGCCTTGCGGATTATCTTGCGGATCGAATTGACCTTCTCTTCCTGATCGTTCTTCGCCATGATGTCTTGCGCGCCTTCAATGACAGCCCGTGCGCTTGCCAGAACGAACGCCGCACCCCATTCCAGATCCTCCATCTTGACCTTCGCACGCAGACCGTCACGGCTGACCGCATGAAGCGTTGCAAGCCGTTCGGTGTATTCCGCAGCACGCGCCACGCAGCCGCCGTATTGCGGATCACTGTCAAGCCTATCCGCCATCTCGATGGTAAAGGCCCGCATTGCCAGCCTTACGTCATCCGATGCCCACGGCACACTTGTTTCCGTGACCGATCCGTAAAGCGTGTACGTATTCAATCCGCCCGCCAGGTTGCCGTCACCGTCCGGCATAAGCAGTTTCATGCGCCTGACGATGTTTGCCGGCACCTTGCGCACCTCTGGCGGGGCGTTGTCATTCAGCTCGCCTCGTGGCGCTGCCTGAACGATCAGAAAGCGAT includes these proteins:
- a CDS encoding BRO family protein; this encodes MNDLMKYLAENEHIRTAVHDGQIWAVAKDVCEATGYGNHVYIASLFNEKDKMRLKNKTGNGVHSLTHLSPHAVVLSAADGKSEKFRKFNEWFYSNGAPTEDLHKYPEGMSLLIDAFSDYERKQKTPEQDRRRRKLAGIVEPEDAHDPVRRIRNVISEAGAIHERELFKMFPELDAEERRAIVRGEVLKGTINRFKGKGPIGFKRPNDVTWLVWKGTRLKRAEKSVVVTSDIQRELVKSFLIRRSPCSERELSRGMQGLTAEERNIILSDLESENLIKRENRNEGKKGRPSIVLTWIG
- a CDS encoding helix-turn-helix domain-containing protein, encoding MLSPRECKAARAGLDWSRDELAEKSGVGKRTIVDFENGAREPINATKLALKSALEAGGAKFETGMVCVPI